Genomic segment of Dunckerocampus dactyliophorus isolate RoL2022-P2 chromosome 13, RoL_Ddac_1.1, whole genome shotgun sequence:
TTGCAGGGGGTGgggctatatactgtatacagtatataaagtatgCAGCCCAGCTATACATTTGAATTTACATGGTTTTACGGAATAAAACGCttggaatgtacatgaataaaggatgtgtgcTTTACGATATGAACTCTGAACTTTAAAACATTGAATATCAAGAGTGTGTGAACATGCCCTTGTTTCCACCATTTTCCCCAGTTGCTCTGTGTGAACAGCACCACATCGAggtcgtccatccatccatccatttctaccgcctatctgaggtcgggtcacggGCCAGCAGCCGAAGCAGGGCAGCTCGGACTTCCCTCTCTTCAGACACtgcgtccagctcctcccgggggatcccgaggcattcccaggccatttgagagatatagtctctccaacgtgtgcTGGGTCTTCCTCGAGACCTACCAGTCGGAGgtatccgggaggcatcctgaccagatgcccaagccacctcatctggctcctctcattgTGGAGGAGCAGTTGTTGttctccgagtttctcccagatgacagtgcttctcaccttctccctaagggagagcccagccaccctacggagaaaactcgttttggccgcttgtacccgcaatcttgtccttgtcactacccaaagctcatgaccatagttgagggtaggaacgtaaatcgaccggtaaattgagagctttgcctttcggctcagctccctcttcactgcaacagaccaatgcagagtccgcatcactgcagacaccgcaccagttcgcctgtcgatctcacgttcatccttccctcactcgtgaacaagaccctgacgtacgtaaactcctccacttggggcaggatctcatccccgacccggagatggcactccacccttgcccaggcgagaaccatggactcggacttggagaaGCTGATTCTCAATCGAGGTTGTGTGAAGACTTAATACCTGACGCTCACTTCTTGCTCTGTTGTGTCGAAAGCAATTGTCACAAGTAGTTTATACGTCACACCAGATGCTGTCGCATTAATAATGCTGTGTGAAAGCCGCACAGTTGCCGACCTTCACTGTGTTCTTTATAAAAGGAGCATATTACTACACCGTTTTCAGTGAGTCTCATGTCATCTGCTCATGGAAAATTTTAGGTTGTAAACATACACGCATGATCAATATGGCCTTGAGGCGTACATCGTGACCTCCCTGATGACATCACCACCGGAGCTCCTTCCCCACAGACTCCACAAGTGACTTTGGTTGGTGAGTAAGATGACCTTTCGCTTCATACGACACAACAACAAGAGTTAATAAGTCATCCCAACCTGTTTAAAGCTTCTTATGTGACATTTATTGACATACAGACGCATTGGATTGGAAGTGAATTGAGCAAAGAGGAGATAGAgtggagaaaaagaagagggGAGCTGGTGTAATTATGCATGGCGATTGTTGATGCCTTGATTGTCTGCGTCCAGCTGcatggaagaggaggagggaggagaggggtgaggaggaggagggagggaggaaggcAGACTCACTGACGCCAGGCTCGGAATTCTCCCATCCATTGAAAGAGAGAGGCGATTGTGTCCGTGCTCTTTGCAGGCGAGCACCTGATCCTTCGTGCATgtggatgtgcatgtgtgctgagAGAACGGTTTTATTTCCCACCACAAATACATCCATAAAAGACGAACTTTAGAATAATTCAGCTGTTGTTTTCCCAGCAGCCCTGATGGCAAATATGTGGGAATATCAAAAATCATCTCCCGCCACCCCTTGTTGACATACAAATGTAAGCTATGCAGGATCAAGGTTTGGATTGTGTCGTAAGACATAAATATACTAACTAAATAATCTTATTACTCCAGAATCTTTTTTTCTGgctcataaaatgtatttttaatacgTTTTTATCCTCACATAATGGCTCTGTTTGGATCATATGCACAGCTTTTGGCTTTAGCATAGTTGATTGACAGTCAGAGTCAGCCAATCAGAATACTGAGCGATTCCGAGGGAGGGCGGGCCCTCTGTCAGAGAGAGGGGAGTGCGCGTCGGGGTGAATGGATGACGTCAGGAGGCTGGCGCCAGCATGTCTGGGACTGGCGCGTTAGATCAACACAGCTGGGCCGGGATAGGACACACAGCTGGCTTGGGCCTGCATTCCTCTACAAAACAggattgtgagaaaaaaagaaggggggggggggataagaCACAAATATAGGAGCAGAACGGGACGTGCTTCCCTGTCAGAGGACTTTCCAATTGTTTCACtacactttgtttttttctacaaGAGACAGATGTGCAGATAGATAGATGACCTTTTACCGTCATTACACGAGTAACAACACTGTTGCCTCACTATTAAACGAGAAAACACTTTGCTCGTGGGCCATATAATTGAATTATCCGAAAgggagatttttttatttttactttgctGAGCTTGCACGGAAGGAAACTTATTGCAAAAGTTGTAGACGGTGTtgaaacagcatttttttaaggTTACACTTTTTATTTCTCAACTGCCCATATTAGGGAAGTTGTTTAAAACACGttaataaatgttaataatatATACACTCGTAGAGAGTATTATTCAATGTATGTATGTCCGAAATTCTAAGAAAATTACCCCCAAAACAAATGTTAGTattattttcatatatatatatatatatggtcaAAATATGATTCTGCTACACTATGAAATATTTTAACCTAGATCTGTAATTGACAATTCCTTGAGGCACCCCAGTCTTATTTCCTCATTCTTTCCAGCCCTCGTCCACCTAGCAGCCAATGAAAAGGAGGCTCTTATCGCTGTATCCAATCAGAGAAGGTTAAGAGTAAGGGGGCGTGACCGCGCGCCTGCTGTATAAAAGCATACTGTAGTCTTCCTCTTTGACAGCGTCGAAGATTCTACTCAGCGAGGCGGAAGTCAGGCTAGTTTTCGTGTGTAGTTTGCTTCTTAAAGGTCCGCCATGAAAGCCATCAGTCCCGTCCGCTCGGTGAGGAGCTGCTACAAGGCCGTGTGCTGCATCTCAGAGCACAGCGTGGCCATCAGCCGGAATAAACACGCGTGTGTGGACGAGCCAACTGGCTCGCTGTGCGACATGAACGACTGCTACTCCCGCCTCAAGGCGCTCGTCCCCAGCATCCCTCAAAACAAGACGGTGAGCCAGGTGGAGATCCTGCAGCACGTCATCGACTACATCTTCGATCTACAGATCGCCCTGGAGGCGGAAGAGCCACAAATGCTTTTATCCATAAAGGTAAGCGCGTTTTCGACCGTTAGTACCATGCAAGGTTGATTGCACTTCTCTGTGTGATGTCATAAAAACAATATGTTAAAAGCTCATCCTCTGATCGTCTAGACAGCTGACCTGACCAGAACTTTCTCCAAAGATGGACGTTTGTGCCATTAGGATGTATCATTATGGTATGTACCACTCCTTTATCACTTCAACACTCTTTTGACTCACACAGTGGGGGCAAAGCCCAACTACACTTTTGAATGTTACAGCCTGATATGATTTAAAATGTACGAAAGTCCAATTAGCTTTTGTAAAGAGTCACAAGAAATAGTTATCCATGTCACAGTTTGTTGAACAGTTTCTGAAACTGAACAAGTTGCTAATGAGATTTTGAACATTGGTACATGACAAGCATCATAGCCATCAAACAGTTgcttaaataaaacaaaatgctgaGATTTTGAATAGCCATAAGCCCGTCTCATAGTGACTGGTTGCTGTTGAGTCTCTTTAAAACAGTTGCTTAAATTGAAGAAGTTGCTAACGAGATTTTGAATGGAGTTACTAATTTGAGTATCTTTGGCAAGTAACAAATTTCTATGGAAATTTTTGAAGATAATAAAGCATAAGATCAGATTTGACAGTGTTTGTAACAGTTGCTTACCTGTAACAAAATCCTACAGAGATTTTGAACAGAGGCGCAAGATTATCAACATAGGGTCACCGAATGGACCTTAAATCAAACAAAAGGCTGAGTGAGATTTTGAATAGACACAAGACCATCAGCATCGTCACCGCATGATGGCTCAGATACTTGCttaaaaacacacgcacacacaaatgaaGATCTTGCATGGACGTTGAGCAACAGGAACTGCCAAGATGATTAAATATTGCAGTAGTTTTGGCCTTTTATTAAAAGTAAACAAAGCAGTCAATGACAAGCTGATGTGACTTGTGTTATCTGCGGGCTACTGGTGTAGAGGAGCAGAGAATTGACTTGTTTGGTGTGAAGCCCCTTGAAAACGAGACCTAAAACACCACATTTGAAGGCATTGATGGAGAAGGCATTGATGTGCGTGGAAATGGGAGCACCACCATCCACCACAGTGGCTAATTAGGCGAGCCGGGCCAATGTGTAAGCGGATTCATCGCTATCTGCCTGGGGTTAATGAAAGTTCCATGCTCGGCGCCACTCTGTCTGCTCCGCTCCACAGAGAGGGAGGGGAAGGAGGCAGGGGTGAGAGATCTGACTTCACTTTTCTTCCTTTCTCTAACCCCCCTCGCTTTCTCCATGCAGGTGCAGGGAAACACATGTCTCCACTTCACTCCAGGCAAGAGGACAAGCAGGGCAGAAAGGGTGGGATAGGTATGTGGGAGAGTGGAGGAGAAAAGATGGAAAGAGCTGACTCTTTTCccagagtgttttttttcctcctggaTGGACGCAACACACCAAAGCCTCAATTTGGAAACATCCCGATACATTGACTAGTTTTTTGCATTGCATTCCAAATTGTAAacacattcactctcacatgATATCCCCCAATCGGCCACTGTTACACCACCATTCAGAATGTGTACATATCTACTTTGTAGGGGTGTAtgtgaggtttttttgttttttttaccaaatggGTTTTTATGAtaatccaaactctataatagAGTTACTTGTACATGTCTGTGGGGATTGTTTTATTTCCACAGACACTATTCAGTGAGTTTCATAAACTCTTTATTGTaaagtatgtgtgtatgtgtggttacGTCAGGAAATAAAACGTTCAACAACAAAATGATTTTGGTTTCATGCTTGGTGTGATGTCGCTACCACAGgatgtattatttgttttttgtagctTTAACTTGACTGGAAAATCAATTAAGGGGGGTTTCTGGTGCACCATTAGTTCAGTATGTTGGGAAATTCAGCAGTTATTTCAGAATCAAGTTAATTATTGAAGTGTTGAATTGGATGCGTTTATATTTTCCACTAGCATtcataaacaagcaatgcaaaAATACCACCCTATAGATTTCACTCCAATAGAATGACAAATGCAAATTCAATGAAATAGCAAATGTAAAAGTAACTGCTATTGTATTGCTTTGTGTTAGATgacaggtgtgcctaataaagtgaccactgcttttttttaaactaatgacATCAGCACACTCAAACTGTTGACTTGGCTATCCCACAGCACTATGTCATTAAAAGAACTTCTTACTGAAGGTTTTCCGGGCTAGACGTGTGTTTGTCATAAGTGGAAAAACAGCTCTCTCTTGTGGCGTTAGGTGGAATTACAACCCCAAATCTATGCGCCCTGCTATGCCTGTAGACTGGATCACACggttgttttcattatttttaattgccTCACCAGGCTTGAATGTGTTTGAAATGCTCGCCTTAATTCAAACTCACCGTGCAGCCCTTTAGTTAATGCCCAGTACTGCTCAATTAATGGACTTACATTAACATCTAGTGGTAAAAGGCACCTATTGACTCCAATCTGGATACAGTACTACAATCTCGTGGTAAAAAGCAGCTATTTCCTCCaatctgtatatactgtagtatgatCATCTAGTGGTGAAAGCAGGTATTGACTTCAATCTAtatactgccatctagtggtaaaAAGCAGCTACGACACTAATCTGTATACGGCTGTGCTCACCATATTAGGACATCCGTTATCAAACGAACCAAGCGGTTGCCACTCCAGattgttaacggcggtaactaatttatttcattaattatgttaattTTTTGGCGTAATTAACACATGTGGACCAGAGCACAGTAGAGCGtcaccacacagtcacacagattCGGACGCGcttttacaacttcattctgacccgCACACATCGACAggagtacaattccaacaccacgtactgtatgtacgtctctagtccgttcaaCCTGGGaaggacacttcctcattctcatgaCAAGAACGctagatgcattcagggacactccggaCATCACATAAACGGCTTTAGaacgcgtgtgtgcatgtgtaaatcaacaggaagaaaaacatgtttttttttatcaccacCATGAACCCAGGTATTGCTATTCTTAgcactcacttcgtaactcttaattcggatgtacaatatgctacatttaagtatacTGGATGTAAATTTATAATGACTTGATTACTTCTTTacaattacgtgatgtctttgaacaaaACCccacattgctcataataacagggtttcaagtgtgattcaaatgttctgctgctgtCAAAGAGACTACTtgtagtgttagacaaatagatttttagacttgtgtggtatcttttagcttgattgacatattcagttcatttggagctgttaatacttacaaaatatatattatccTGTCCCGTCATagatctttctgttaattaaacatacagtaaacatgggcatatttcagatacAGTTGCTCATgatgattaatcatcattaattGATTTAAAACTGTGGTTAATCTGATGAAAAGCTCACAGTCCTCTTTATAATATAAGCGAtatgatactgtacatgtaccaaACTATACCACAAAGTGGCAATGTTGGCTGAAGATATTGGTTTCTAAATACCAACAAATATTTATGCCGACAGTATGCCGCAAGGTGGCAGTGTTACAATAATACCAGTCGTTTTTGTAATTGATGGATTCCTGTGTTGAATGCAAAATGCAATATGTTTAATAATAACAGGGCTAGCTATACATGTTTATTGCATTAGTAATCAGAATAAGGataatgttatgttttaatcatagttttattttattttatttgactttattttattggaattaattaatgaatgctTTGAATTGAAAAATATAAGACGAGGAACACGAGGAGCGACACTGCATGTAACAAATTGTACCACAAGGGGGCGATACAAACTCGCAGGCATTCACAGGCAAAGTAAACGTTGAgagtcaaaaaaagaaaaaaccgTTCTTTATAAACGAAATAAAAATCTAATGTTTTCACCGCTCACAAACATTAGATCTGCATTAAAGTCAAGttgtattaaaataatataacatagaAGTGCATTGACGCGTTAACGGGTATAGTCATATTCATACTATTAATGCTATTGTTCATTGGTGTTTGTATTTCAAACAACATTTAACATGCCAGTAGTCATGATTCATTTTTGTATGGATATAAGAACAAtagaaatacaatacaattataATATTATCTTAAATAACTAAAATGGAATGTACTGCACAAACGTTAATATTGGCGGCATATAATGTAGTATAACATTAACTACTGAGAAATGATCATCTCACATGATATATATGCTTCCAACTATGACAAAAGGCCTCAATGGGCATGTCTTATGGCTTATAGCCAATAAGCACGAGTGTTACTGGATGAATCCAATTATCATATACAATCTATCCTTGCCTGTAGTCCACAATAGCCTTTGTGTGTGATGACCCTTTTTCTTCACACACATGCTATCGGCCATCACTGAAATGAATCAAGTTTAATATATAGTCATAATTTCATAAGTATGCTTTAAGTGTGTTatcattgtttttaaaataactcagaacatgtattttatatatggaTTATCTACAgtttgtgtatatatgtatacagtatgtatgtatggaattattttatttttgtatgtaaacattatgtgtatatataatatatttaaaaatatatataatagactttttcactttgacattattatctttatagTCATTATTAATATGTGTTCCtatggtgttatattttattttgtttttttaaatgttccttCAAAAGTACTTCCTCTGTCATAGTTTGTTTTAACAGTTTTTGCAAGGGTTGAGTAAGTGGTTGTGTGCCTGTATGGTGGGGTTACTTAACGCCGTGGTGTCAGACCTGGTGGGGTACAGTTTGTGCAAGGATTGCCAGAGGGCGTCTGCTTCAGTACTCAAACAAGTTGAATCAGCAAGATTCGGGCGGTACCAGCCCTCACCTCTATTTTGGCTAACTTCCCAGGCTCCAGATGTGCGGCGAGTCAAGTGCGCAGGTCTCCCAGCGCAATCGTCTGTCCGGCCATCATTTTCAGAAGGCAGTTATCCACATGTGGCCTCCGTCCTGAGGGTGCGGGAAACTGTCTCTCACGAGCACCTTATCAGCATAAGACAAGGGGCTGTATTGTATTTTAGTAATCCGGCCAAGTTTATTTTTCTCTTCAATCAAAGGCAGCTGTGGGTGCCCTGAGGTCACGCCTCCTCCTGAGCGCAAGTTGTGTGCAGGGGCAGAGATAGCAGGCTGATCGTGAGTAACTGCTGGGGGGAGTGGAGCGCTGGCAGATGAGAAGCGGTGAACGGTGTCCGGCTCCCCACTCAATCTTCCTCGCGTTTAGATAGCTCAGCCTGTTTTTTCATAGTTACTTTCATCTGTGTCAACACCTCACGAGGGTCAGTGCCCCCATCTGTTGTCCCATCCTCATAAAATTGACTTCTCCTGTTCTGTTTTCATCTACGTAATTCTCTCCTTATCTcagcttcctcctcctcgtcctcaaGGTCTGACATCTGCATTCCCATACCCTCCTTTGTCTTCCGCAGCTCCCCCTCCCTTCCCACACTTGCAGCACTTTCGGTTTAGTTTCTTTCCCTTTCCGTGGGTGTGACGGCACATTCAGTGGTGACCCGTTCTGTTTGAATTTGGCGCAACTGGGGGACACGTTTCGCCAGGTCTGGATACAGTCCTGGTGTAGCaacctttgtgttttgtgtggctGCTGGATAAGGTGGGGGTGTAGGTCTCTTTTTTCTCGCTCACAGGTGCTGGGGTACCTGCTACAATGTAGCCAGGTCAATTTGTAAtgattttctcatttttccaCCTCCTTTTCTAACCTTCCCTTGGCGAACCTTCACAACCAGTCAATGCACGACATTTGGTGTCAGTTTGGGTGCTTAGTGACGGTATGTGATGTTCTATCATTGCATGTGACGGCGGAGGACCTTCCAGTGAGCCAATGAGACCGTCATCCATAACcctttcttgccatttttcgaACAATTTGAGCTGGTGGTTCACCGCTGATGTTGGGATAGAACGCTTGACTTTTTCTTTCCTTAACTCGAACCAGGGTTTAATACTCCGTCCGTCATTCCTCTTCTCATTCATTCTCAATCACACGAGTTGGCCGGCAGACACGTATGGCACGCTTTGTCCCGAGCTCTCCGCCCAAGTGATGTCAGATAAGAAGAACACCTCAGACACCAACCCTTCTTGACTGGAGCAAGGCACCAAATGAACTATCTCCGCCCATTCATATTCCAGACATACTGTGTACTAGCTTAGCGTAACATCCGCGGCAGTTAATACATTCAGCGCAGAAATTAATTGCAGAAATTCAACATAACAGGTTCTCTGCTCACCTTAAGAAATTCAGAGGAGCGGCCGCTGGCTGAATGAACAACTGTGATGGTGTTGGATCTCGAGGGAACCCGAACGTGCCCCCAACTGAAACGTCCAGGTTGGTTTTCCCAAGCAGAGATCAGGCAGACACACTTTTCAGTCTTTTAAGCCTCCTGTTATGTTCATTTGTCAAGAGCAGCAATGATGTTCCCGGGTCAGTTTGATCGGGTGCATGTTTAATTATCCAAAAGATGTCAGAAACCAATAAAATCCTACTTAATATTTCATTGCTAACTCCATTACTAACTATTCTATCAATATTCAGTGCAATGGTGTTTCTTACCTCTCACGGGTAACGGTTCAATTAGGATAATTCACTCATTTATCATAAAATACATGTTCaaagcttctttttttaattgtttcacCACTTATTACTTTTGAACATATAGAACACAATAGTTTTACATAACATTGAAa
This window contains:
- the LOC129192723 gene encoding uncharacterized protein LOC129192723, with translation MKRFCWNLWLETPADNTFLQRLADRLSPKFHLLHSCKGYLPPYRAVQSQLFPGHSDPRPLFSHSSHSVWKVPSGLTKRGTGDPDWESVGGRQEGGISCVSCLQPPSLQHNNEELLCVNSTTSRSSIHPSISTAYLRSGHGPAAEAGQLGLPSLQTLRPAPPGGSRGIPRPFERYSLSNVCWVFLETYQSEVSGRHPDQMPKPPHLAPLIVEEQLLFSEFLPDDSASHLLPKGEPSHPTEKTRFGRLYPQSCPCHYPKLMTIVEGRNVNRPVN
- the LOC129192137 gene encoding DNA-binding protein inhibitor ID-3-B-like, giving the protein MKAISPVRSVRSCYKAVCCISEHSVAISRNKHACVDEPTGSLCDMNDCYSRLKALVPSIPQNKTVSQVEILQHVIDYIFDLQIALEAEEPQMLLSIKTADLTRTFSKDGRLCH